The following DNA comes from Clostridia bacterium.
GGCGCTCGGCACCGCGCTGATCCTGTGGTACGGCGGACGCCTGCAGATCGCCGGCGCGGTCGACATCGGCGTGCTCGTGGCCTTCGTCCAATACATGGACCGCTTCTACCGGCCGATGCGCGACATGGCGCAGTTCTACACCCAGATGCAGCAGGCCATGGCGGCGGCCGAGAAGGTGTTCCGCGTCCTCGACACGCCGCCGGAGATCGTCGATCGCCCCGGCGCCCGGCCGCTGCGACGCGTCCGCGGCCGCGTGGAGTTCCAGGACGTGCGCTTCGGCTACGACGCCGGCAAGGAAGTGCTGCACGGCATCTCCTTCGTGGCGGAACCGGGCCAGCGCGTGGCGCTGGTCGGGCACACGGGCGCCGGCAAGTCGAGCGTCATCAACCTTCTGGCCCGGTTCTACGACCCTTGGAGCGGGCGCATCCTCGTCGACGGCGTGGACATCCGCGACGTCCCCCAACGGGAACTGCGCGCGCACATGGGGATCGTCCTGCAGGACAACTTCCTTTTCTCCGGCACCGTGGCGGAGAACATCCGTTACGGCCGCCCCGACGCGTCCGACGAGGAGGTCGTCGCCGCGGCGAAGGCGGTCGGCGCGCACGCGTTCATCAAGCGCCTGCCCCGCGGCTACGAGACGGTCGTCCACGAGCGCGGCGGGAGCCTCTCCGCCGGGCAGCGGCAGCTCGTCGCGTTCGCCCGGGCGCTGCTGCGCGACCCGCGCATCCTGATCCTCGACGAGGCGACGTCCAACATCGACGCCGCCACGGAGGTCATGATCCAGAAGGCGCTGGCGCGGCTGACGGAGGGCCGCACGTCCATCGTGATCGCGCACCGCCTGTCGACCGTCCGCGACGCCGACCTGATCCTGGTGCTTGAAGAAGGCCGGATTGTCGAAGCGGGCCGCCACGCGGAGCTCCTTGCCCGTGGCGGCCGCTACGCCGAACTCCACCGCGCGCAGGTCGAGGGCGTCCCCCGCATGGCCGGCGGCTAGGCGGCAGGAACTCGCCATGAACCCGTCGAAAACCCCAAAATATGGAAATCCAGTGTGAGGACGCGTTCGCGTTTTTGCCGGAGCGGGCGGACGGCTGGCGGCTCGAGGGCCATCCCGAGCGCCTCGCGGCGTGGCTGGAGCTGCACGCCGGCGCCCTTTGGATGCCGTCCGTCGCACGGCGCGTGATCCAAGCGTTTCCGGACCCCGGTGCGGCCCTGGCGTCCGGGATGCGTGCGGGTCCAGCCGGTCGCCGGGCACGTGGGGAAGCCGCTGGTGGCGTCACGGGCGGCCCGGCCGGCGGGCGCGGCGAGGACCTGGTTCGCCGCTGCCGCGAAATCGGTGCGACCGTCGTCACCGCGTTCGACGAGGCCTATCCGCGGCGCCTGCTGCGCCTGGCGCAGGCGCACGAGAACGTCGGGCCGCCCGCCCTCCTGTACGTGCGGGGCGCGCTGCCTGAAGTGCCGTGCGTGGCCATCGTCGGCGCGCGCCGCGCGGATGCCTATGGGCTGCGCATGGCCCGCCAGCTGGCGAGGGACCTGGCCGGCGCGGGCGTGTGCGTCGTCTCGGGCCTCGCGCGGGGGGTTGACGCCGCCGCGCACCGGGGCGCGCTGAAGGCCGGCGGGCTCACGGTCGCCGTGCTGGGCGCGGGCATGGACCGCACGTACCCGCCGGAGCATGAGGGCCTGGCCGCGGCCGTGGCGGCGCAGGGCGCGGTGCTGAGCGAGTTTCCGCTCGGCTTTCGCCCGCGGAAGGAGACGTTCCCCCTGCGAAACCGGGTCATCGCGGCGCTCGCGAGCGCCGTGGTCGTCGTCGAAGCCGGCGAGCGGAGCGGGTCGCTGGTCACCGCGCGGCACGCGCTGGAGCTCGGCGTCGCGGTGGGCGCGGTGCCGGGGGACGTCGACCGCGCCCTGTCCAGGGGCTCGAACGCGCTGCTGGCAGACGGCGCGGCGACGGTCACCGGCGCCGAGGACGTGCTCCGCATGCTGGACGAGCGGGACCGGGCGCGCCTGGGGGCGGATCCTCGATCGGCAGGCGAGGCGGCGGGAGCAACGGAGCCGCCGGCGCTACGAAGGATGGCCGATCCTTCCGCGACCGCCGTGTACCGCGCCGTGACGTCGCGGCCACAGTCCGTCGACGCCCTGGCCGAACGGACCGGGTTGACGGTGCCGGCCGCGCTCGTGGCCCTGTCCCGCCTGGAGCTGGCGGGGCTCGTCGAGCGCACCGAGGCGGGCTACGCCCGTTCTCCATGGGAGTGACGGAGCCACGGCACGCGTCCTGCGGCTAGATGTCCGGAGTGAACACGATCTTCACGGCACCCGAAGCGCGCCGGTCCAGAGCCGCCCGCAGGGCGTCACGGTAGCGCCGCAGGGGGAACCGGTGGGTGATCATCCGCTCCACGGGCATCTCGGGATGCTCGGCCAGCGCCTCCAACACCAGATCGAACGTGTGCGCGCGGCGCTCGCCGACCTGTTCCGTTCCGTATCCAACGGAGCCGACGATCGTCAGCTCCCGCATCCAGACGAAGCTCCAGTCCAGGCGGCCGATCTCGCCCGCGCCGCCCAGGAGGACCACGGTGCCGCCCTCTCGGGCCACGCGCAGGGCGTCGTCCAGGGAGCGGCGGGTGCCGACGCAGTCGTAGACGACGTCGAAGCCGCCGCGATAGACCTCCCGGCCGATGAGCGGCTGGAAGGGCCGTGCGCCGGCGTCGCGGGCGGCGGCGCCGATGTTCCGGGACGGGACCACCGCGTCGGCGCCCAGGACCCGGGCGAGCTCGGCCTGAATGCCGTGACGGGCCGCGACGGTGACGTGGGCGTCGACCCCAAGAAGCTTCAGGGCGGCCAGGGTGCACAGCCCGATGGTGCCGGCCCCGATGACCAGGACGCGTGCGCCCGGCGCGGGCGTCCGTCGCAGTACGCCGTGAAACGAGACGGCGAGGGGTTCCACGAGCACGGCGCGCTCGTCCGACACGGCGTCGGGAACCGCGTGAAGCTGGTAGGCATGTGCCAGCGTGCGCTCCGCCCAACCGCCGGGCAGGTCGCGGCAGAAGCCGACCAGGAATCCGGGGGAGAGATCGCCCTCAGTGCAACGCCGGCACAGGTAGGGCAGACCCTCGGCGCAGGCAGGACAGGGCGTCAGGCCGCGCATGGCGCAGGTGATGGAGGGATCCACGACCACCCGCGTCCCGGCGGGCAGGGGGACTCCAGAGCCGGATCGCTCGATGACGCCGTAGATCTCGTGGCCCAGCACCGCCGGGAAGGAGCTGAAGGGCGAGGCGGAGGGGCTCGAGTGCGCCGTCAGCACGCCCAGGTCGGAGCCGCAGACGCCAGCCAGCCGCGGGCGCACGACCGCCCAGTCGTCGCCCGGGGGCTCCGGGTCCGGTAGCCGCGTGTAGGCCAGCGGGCCCGCCGGGCCGTAGACCAGCCACCGGAATCGCGAGCCCAGCAGCTTCGTCAGCACCACGCGGGGGAGGGACAGGCGATAGACCAGCGCGTCCACGCGGGGAATCCTCCGTCAGACCATCGGCACCTGGCGCTGAATGCGGCCCTCGATGCGCTCGAAGATGTCGTCCAGCGACCGGCCGGTGATGGTGAGGCCGTGGTTTCTCAGCCCGATGACGGCCGCGGCCGGGTCGGGCGAGCGGCGCACGAGCTCCGCCACCGAGGTGGCCAACTCGTACGTGCCGCACGGGTAGTTGATCTCCGTGGAAGGCACGCCGTCCATCCAGGCGTGGATGTGAATGATGGCGCCGACCTCCGGGTGCTCGCGGTAGATCATCCAGTGTTCGATGGCATCCACCGAGACGCGCCGCGGCTCGCGGTCTGCCGCCACGCTGAGGATCATCGCCTGGCGTTCGGGGTCGTAGCCCTTCACCAGGAGAATGTCGCGGCCGACGACTTCCATTTGCGACTTGTCGATGCCGCTGGCGCTCATCCAGAAGGTGTCGCCCTCGTGGCGGGCGCTGAGGTTGCCGTAACTCAGCCCGCCGATCCCGTAAAGGAGCTTGAGATGGCGCAGGTCGCGCGGCGAAAGGTACTGGTCCAGGGGGAAGGGTGCGGGCAGCAGATCCAGGGCGGCCAGGCGCCGGCCGGCCTCGGCCAGCGCACGCGTGGTCTCGTTGCCGTCCCAGAGTTCCCGCGGCAGGTCCGGCTCGAAGATGTTGTCGAGGACGAAGCGCGACTGGGCCAACGGCTTGAGCCGGCGGTACACTTCCTCGAAGAACGCCGACTCGTCGGCCGCGTCGTATCCCACCTGGTAGTGACCCAATTCCGGCGTGACGAAGTGGAGCGTGCGCCGGCCGCCGGTGTCCGTGACGTAGACCAGAAGGTTGGAGAGCGTCCGCACCAGATACGGGTACGCGCGCTGCAGCAGGTTGTCCCCGTCCTCGCCCTCCATGATGGTGACCACGAAGGTGCCCCGCGACTGGCGCCGGAAGGGCCGCGGCTCCGCCGGGTCGGCGACCTGGATGGCGAGGCCGAGGTCGGGATCGTCGGCGTCCGCGCGGATGTGGCCGTGCAGATCGAGGACGGCCTGCAGGCCGGTGAGCAACCGGCCGAGAAATCCATCGTCCGACGACTTCAGGATGGTGTAGCGCATCGACACGAACCCCTCCTTCTACTAATGATAAACAGGCGGTGTCGTCTCAGGGCCGAGGGGACATTTCTGGGGCGGGACGGGTCGTTTCCTGCTCCGTCGAGCGACCGGCGCCGCGGCGGGCGGCCCGTCCGGCCGGCGCGCCGGGCCCGCAACGCCCGCGGCGGGCAGCCTGGCGCCGCATTGGCAGTGGTGGAACGATGGCACTATAATGCCAGAACGAACGGAGCGATGCTTTGTCAAAGGCAATTGTGATCGTGGAATCGCCGGCGAAGGCCAAGACGATCGAGAAGTTCCTTGGCCGCAAGTATTCCGTGGTGGCGTCGATGGGCCACGTCCGCGACCTGCCCAAAAGCCAGCTGGGCGTGGACATCGAGCGCGGCTTCGAGCCGCGCTACATCACCATTCGCGGCAAGGGCCCGGTCATCAAGAAGATTCGCGACAGCCTCAAGAAGGCGAGCGGCGTCTTCCTCGCCACGGACCCGGACCGCGAGGGCGAGGCCATCAGCTGGCACCTCGCGCAGCTGCTCGACCTCGACCCGCGCCGGCCGTTGCGCATCACGTTCAACGAGATCACCAAGACGGCCATCGAGCGCGCCGTGCGGGAGCCGCGGCCGATCGACGAGCGCCTCGTCGACGCCCAGCAGGCGCGGCGCGTCCTGGACCGCCTGGTCGGGTACAAGCTGAGCCCGCTCCTTTGGCGGAAGGTCCGCGGCGGGCTCTCGGCCGGACGCGTGCAATCCGTGGCCGTCCGCCTGATCGTCGACCGGGAAGCCGAGATCGAGGCGTTCGTCCCGCAGGAGTACTGGACGCTGGACGCGCTCCTGCGCACGGCCGCCGGCGGGGCGACGTTCTCGGCCCGGTACCTCGGCGTGGGGGACGAGAAGCGCGAGCTTCCTGACCGCACGGCGGTCGAAGAGATCCTCCGGCAGGTCGAGGGCGCGGCGTTCCGCGTGGTGTCGGTGCAGAAGCGGGAGCGCCACCGGAATCCGGCGCCCGCGTTCACCACGAGCACGCTTCAACAGGAGGCGTCCCGCAAACTCGGGTTCACGGCGCAGCGCACCATGCGCATCGCGCAACAGCTTTATGAAGGCCTTGAGGTGCCGGGCGAGGGCCTGGTCGGCCTCGTCACGTACATCCGCACCGACAGCACGCGGATCTCGCAGGAGGCCCAGGCGGAGGCCCAGGAGTACATCCGCGGGCAGTGGGGCGAGGCCTACTCGCAGCGGCGCGCGGGCGGCGGCGGCGCGCAGGACGCCCATGAGGCGATCCGTCCCACGCGGACGGCGCGCCACCCGGACGCCGTCAAGGCGAGCCTCACGCGGGACCAGTACCGCCTGTACCGGCTCATCTGGGAGCGTTTCGTCGCGAGCCAGATGGCGCCCGCGGTCTACGACGCCGTCTCGGTCGACATCGACGCCGGCGGCCATCGCTTCCGCGCGACGGGCTCGACGCTCAAGTTCGCCGGGTTCATGGTGCTGTACACGGAGGGGCGCGACGAGGACGGCGGCGAGGAAGGGGACACCCGCCTGCCGGAGCTGGCGCAGGGACAGCCCCTTGAGCTGGTCGAGCTGCGGCCGGAACAGCACTTCACGCAGCCGCCGCCCCGGTATACGGAGGCCATGCTCGTGCGCGCCCTGGAGGAGAAGGGCATCGGCCGGCCCAGCACGTACGCGCCGATCATCGAGACGATCCAACAGCGCGGATACGTCTACCGGGAAGACAAGCGGTTCCGTCCCACGGAGCTGGGGATCGTCGTCACCGGCCTCTTGAAGGAGTACTTCCCGGAGGTCGTGGACGTGGAGTTCACCGCGGCGATGGAGGCCAACCTGGATAAAATCGAGGCGGGCGAAGCCGACTGGCGCGAGGTCGTCGCCGGATTCTACCAGCGGTTCGCGGAGGAGCTCGACAAGGCGGAGGACAGCATCGGCCGCGTGGAGCTCACGCCCGAGGTGACGGACGAGACGTGCGACAAGTGCGGCCGCCCGATGGTCGTGAAACACGGCCGCTTCGGGCCCTTCCTCGCCTGCTCGGGTTACCCCGAGTGCCAGAACACGCGGCCGATCGTGGAAAAGGTGGGGGTTGCCTGCCCCGAGTGCGGCGGGGACCTTGTCCAACGGCGGAGCCGCAAGGGACGCGTGTTCTACGGTTGCGCGAACTACCCGAAGTGCACGTTCGTGCTGTGGGACAAACCGACGGGCCAGGCGTGTCCGGCGTGCGGCAGCCTGCTCGTGGAGAAGCGCGCCCGCGGCGGCGGGCGGTACGTGGCCTGCAGCCGCAAGGAGTGTTCCGCGCGCGTCACGGCGGGCGCCCGGTCCTGAGCGACCGCCTGGCGAACAACTGGTGAGGTGTCGGTCACGGTGAGCGACTTCGACGTGACGGTGGTCGGCGGCGGCCTGGCGGGCAGCGAGGCCTCGTGGCAGCTCGCCCAGCGCGGGTTTCGCGTGCGCCTCGTGGAGATGCGGCCGACCCGCAGCACGCCGGCGCACCACACCGGGTACCTGGCGGAGCTGGTCTGCACGAACTCGTTCCGCTCAAACTCTCTGGAGAACGCGGTCGGCCTGGTCAAGGAGGAGATGCGGCGGCTGGGGTCGCTGATCATCGCCGTGGCCGACCGTCACGCCATTCCCGGCGGCGCCGCGCTGGCGATCGACCGCGAAGCGTTCAGCCGGGACGTGACGCGCTGCATCGAGCAGCATCCGAACGTGACCATCGTGCGGGAGGAACAGACGGAGATTCCGGACGGTCCGGCGATCATCGCCACGGGACCGCTGACTTCGCCCGCCCTGCACCAGGCGTTGCTCGAGTTCACGGGCGAGGGCGAGCTCGCCTACTACGACGCGGCCGCGCCGATCGTGACGGCCGAGTCGATCGACTGGGACAAGGTGTTCTGGGGCAGCCGCTACGGGAAGGGCGATCCCGAATCGTACGCCAACTGCCCGCTCACCGAGGAGGAGTACCAGGCGTTCTGGGAGGCCTTGCGCACCGCCGAACGCCACCCGAGGGAGCCGTTCGAGGAGGAGAAGTACTTCGAGGCCTGCCTGCCGATCGAGGTCATGGCGGACCGCGGCCGCGACACGATGCGCTTCGGGCCCATGCGGCCGGTGGGCCTCATCGATCCCCGCACGGGCAAGCGCCCGTACGCCGTGGTCCAGCTGCGCCGGGAGAACGCCGCGGGCACGCTCTTCAACATCGTGGGCTTCCAGACCAGCCTCAAGTGGGGCGAGCAGAAACGCGTCTTCCGGATGATCCCGGCGCTCGCGCACGCGGAGTTCGAGCGCTACGGCGTGATCCATCGCAATACGTTTCTCAAGAGCCCGAAAATCCTGCGGCCGACGCTCCAGAGCAAGCGGCGCGACGACCTTTTCTTCGCCGGCCAGATCGTCGGTACGGAGGGGTACGTGGAGGCCGCGATGGACGGCCTCGTCGCCGGCATCAACATGGCGAGGCTGCTGCGCGGCGAGGCGCCGCTCGTGTTCCCCCCGACGACGGCCATCGGCGGACTGCTTCGATACGTGACGAGCGCCGACCCGGAGACGTTCCAGCCGATGCACGTGGCGTTCGGCCTCATGGACCCCTTGGAGAACCCGCCGAAGGACAAGACGCAGCGCAAGCTCGCGCTGTCCCGCCGCGCGCTGGAAGGGTTGGCCGCATTTCAGGCCGAACACGGTGTGCAGCCGGTTCCCGGACCGGCGCCAGAGGGAGCCGCGGATGCTCCTGGGGTCAGCGTGAGGACGTGAAGCGATGGCGGACGCTCCGGACTGGCTGGAGGCGTTTCTCGGCTACCTGCGCGCGGAACGCGGCGCATCGCCCCACACCGTGGCCGCCTACCGGCGCGACCTGCTCCAGTTCTTCGAGGTCCTGGGGATCGGTGCGCGGCCGGAGGCCAGGGTGCTGAAAGGGGTTCAGGCGCTGGCCGTGCGCCACTACCTCGCGCGCCTGCAGGAGGCCGGCTACGCGCGGAAGTCGGTCGGACGCAAGATCGCCGCCGTGCGGACGTTCTTTCGTTACCTCGTGCGCGAGGGCGTGATGGACTCGAACCCGGCGAAGGCTGTCGCCACGCCGAAGCAGGCTCGGCCTCTGCCGCGGGCCCTGCAGGAATCGGAGGCGGAGGCCATCGTGGAAGCCCCCACCGGAGACGATCCGCTCTCGCTCCGCGACCGCGCCATCCTCGAAACCCTCTACGCGTCCGGCATGCGCGTCTCCGAACTCGCGGGGCTTTCGCTGCGCGACCTCGACCTCAGCCTCGGCTTCGCGCGCGTCTGGGGCAAGGGCGGCAAGGAACGCCTCGTCCCGCTGGGCACGGAGGCCATCGCGGCGATCGACCGGTACGTCCGCCTCGGGCGCCCGGCGCTGGCCGCCCGCGCCCGGTCACGGGGGGCCGCCCCGGACGGTGGCGCCGCGACGGCAAGGCGCCGCAACGCGGACGGGGACGCGGTCTTCCTGAATCACCGGGGCCGCCGGCTCAGCGACCGCGGCGTCCGGGACGTCGTCCAGCGCTACGCGCCGCGGCTCTTGCCGGGGCGCAAGGTCACCCCCCACACGTTCCGCCACTCCTTCGCCACGCACCTGCTCGACCACGGCGCGGACCTGCGCACGGTGCAAGAGTGGCTCGGCCACGCGAACCTGTCGACGACGCAGATCTACACCCACGTCACCCGGGCGCGGCTGCGCCAGGTCTACCGCGACGCTCACCCCAGAGCCTGACGTCCCCCCGGGACGACGACAAGGAGGAGAGCCGATGCACGCCACGACGATCGTCGCCGTTCGCCACCGCGGCCGCGTGGCCATGGCGGGCGACGGTCAAGTCACCCAAGAGGCGCAGCATATCGTGTGGAAGCACCGCGCGCGGAAAGTTCACCGCCTGCACGGGGGGCGGGTGCTGTGCGGCTTCGCCGGCTCCGTCGCCGACGCCGTCACGCTGATGGAACGATTTGAAGCGAAGCTTGAAGAGCATTCCGGCCAGCTCGTGCGCGCGGCCGTGGAGCTGGCGAAGGAGTGGCGCGGCGACCGCGTCCTTCGGCGGCTGGAGGCGCTGATGCTCGTCGCGGACGCGGACCACCTGCTCCTGGTGTCCGGGTCCGGGGAGGTCGTGGAGCCGGACGACGGCGTGGCCGCGATCGGTTCCGGGGGCGCCTACGCCCTCGCCGCCGCGCGCGCCCTCGTCCGCCACACCGACATGACGGCGGCCGAGGTCTGCCTCGAGGCCATGCGCATCGCCGCCGAGATCTGCGTGTACACGAACGATCAGATCACGGTCGAGGAGCTGTGAGGCCATGGACCTGACGCCCCGCGCCATCGTCGCGGAACTCGACAAGTACATCGTCGGCCAGTCCCAGGCCAAGCGCGCGGTGGCCGTGGCCCTGCGCAACCGCGTGCGACGGCGCCGCCTTCCGCCGGAGGTCGCGGAGGAGGTCACGCCCAAGAACATCCTGATGATCGGTCCCACCGGCGTCGGGAAGACCGAGATCGCGCGGCGCATGGCCCGCCTCGTCAACGCGCCCTTCATCAAGGTGGAGGCGACGAAGTTCACGGAAGTCGGCTACGTGGGCCGCGATGTCGATTCCATCATCCGCGACCTCGTCGAGACGGCCGTGCGCATGGTGAAGGCCGAGAAGGCGGAGGCGGTCCAGGACGAGGCGCAGAGCCTCGCGGAAGAGCGGCTGCTCGACATCCTGGCGCCCATGCCCCAGCGGCCGCCGGCGTTCCGTAACCCGTTCGAGGTGCTGTTCGGCGGTCGCGCGCGCCCAGAGGCCGACGACGATCCGGAATTTGTGGAGCAGCGCCGCGCAAGGCAGGAAGAGCGCGCCCGCCTGCGCCAGCGCCTGGCCGCCGGAGAGCTTGAGGGCGAGATCGTGGAGATCGAGGTCGAGGACGCGTCGACGCCGATGCTTGAGGTGTTCACCGGCCAGGGGATCGAGGAGCTCGGCGTCAACCTCAAGGACATGTTCGGCAACCTTCTCCCCACGCGGCGCAAGAAGCGGCGCGTGACGGTCGCCGAGGCCCGCCGCCTTCTCGCGGCGGAGGAGGCGCAGAAGCTCATCGACCACGACCAGGCCGTGGCGGAGGCGATCCGCCGGGTCGAGCAGGACGGGATCGTCTTTCTCGACGAGATCGACAAGATCGCCGGGCGCGACTCCGGCTCCGGGCCGGACGTGTCCCGCGAGGGCGTGCAGCGGGACATCCTGCCCATCGTCGAAGGCAGCACCGTCATGACCAAGTACGGGCCCGTCCGGACGGACCACATCCTGTTCATCGCCGCGGGAGCGTTCCACGTGGCGAAGCCCTCGGACCTGATCCCGGAACTGCAGGGGCGCTTCCCCATCCGGGTGGAGCTTGAGCCCCTCACCCGGGCGGATCTGCGCCGCATCCTGGCCGAACCGGAGAACTCCCTGACGAAGCAGTACCAGGCCCTCCTGCGCGTGGACGGGGTGGAGCTGGTGTTCACCGAGGACGGGCTGGACGCCATCGCGGAGATCGCGGAGGCGGTGAACCAGCAGGCGGAGAACATCGGCGCCCGCCGCCTCCACACGGTGATGGAGCGGTTGCTGGAGGACGTCTCGTTTGAGGCGCCCGAGACGGGCGGGGAAGTGCGCATCGATCGCGCGTACGTGGAGGCGCGTCTGGCCGGGCTGGTCCGCAACCGCGATCTCAGCCGCTACGTGTTGTAGCACCCGCGACCCCCACATTGCGACCCCCACATAATGTCGAATCGTGTCGAACGATTGTGTATTTTGTGTCGCCGTGGTATGCAGGATTCGCCAAGGGTGGAAAGAAATAGGGAAGCCGATCTCGGCGAGAAAACAGCCTGAGAGTCACGTTTAGTCAACATAAGATTTTTCCGATAAAGGCAAACCTGTCGAAAGGCAGGGGCGCAAAGCCACGGGCCCTCGGGGATGCCCCAGGGCAGCCGGGTTGCCGGAAACAAGGGGTATGTCCGCCCTCGTGCCGGTCCCGGCGCGAGGGCGGTGGCGTTTCAAGGAGGTGCACGAGGCGCCCATGGAAGGGTTGGCGGCGTTCCAAACCCCGGATGTGGCTGCGCTTTCGGCCGGGCTTGAGGTGCTCGCGCTGCGCCAGCGGCTGATCGCCAACAACCTGGCCAACGTCGACACCCCCGGCTACCGGCGCGTCGATGTCGACTTCGCCCAGGCATTCGCGGCGGCGCTGGCCGGCGAAACGAGCGGGTCGAACGGCGCTGTCGAGACGCGTGCCGTGCCGTCGCCCGCCGGGACGGTCGCGGACGCCGTCCGGCGTGCCGAGGGCCTGGTCTTCAAGAACGACGGCAACGGCGTGGACCTCGATCAGGAGATGGTCGAACTCGCCGAAACCGGCATGCAGTACGAAGCGGCGAGCCAGATGCTGGCGCTCGCCTTCGGCCGGCTGAAGACGGCCGTCACGGGGAGGTCGTGATCCTTGAGCCTGTTCGGTTCACTTGACATCAGCGCTTCCGGCCTGACCGCAGAGCGCCTGCGGCTGGACCTCGTGGCCAACAACCTCGCGAACGCCGACACCACCCGCACGCCCGGCGGCGGCCCGTTCCGCCGCCAATTGCCCGTGTTCGCGCCGGGCGGGGTGGCGGACGAGTTCGTGCCCGCGTCCTTCGGCGCGGATGTCGTCAGCGCCGGCGGCGCGACGGCCGGCGTCCGCGTCGTGGGCGTCGTCGCCGACCCGACGCCGGGTCCCCTGCGCTATGACCCGAACCACCCGGATGCCGGCCCGGACGGCTTCGTCCGTCTCCCGAACGTGGATCCCACCGAGGAGATGGTCGACCTCGTGGCCGCGTCCCGCGCCTATCAAGCCAACGTCACCGCGTTCGAGGCGGGCAAGTCGATGTTCCGCGCCGGCCTCGACATCGCGAGAGGGTGATCCGCGTGGCGATGCCGATCGGTGGACCGCAACCCATCCCGCTGTGGCAACCCGGCAGCCGCCTGCCGGACCCGGCGCCCGCCTCGTCGACCGGCGGCGCCCAGGCCGGCGGAGCCGCGCGCGGCTCGGCCGTCTCGGGCGACGGCGCCCAGTTCCTGAAGGAGCTGCAGAGGGCTCTGGAGCAGGTCAACGCGCTGCAGATCCAGGCGGAGCAGGCCGGGCAGAGCCTCGCGAGCGGCAGCGTCGACGACGTGGCCCGGGCCATGATCGCCGCGCAGAAGGCCAGCCTGGCCCTCGACCTGACGGTGGAAGTGCGCAACCGCGCGCTGGAAGCGTACCAAGAGATCATGCGCATGCAGGTCTGATCGGGAGGTGAACGTGGATGACGCCGGCGGTGGAGGCTGCGCGCAAGATGCTCGCCCGGTGGACGCGCCCGCAGCTGGCGCTCGCCGCGGGCGTGGCCGCGGCCGTGGTGCTCGCGCTGATCGCCTGGTCCTGGATGCGCCGCGCGGACGCGGCCATGCAGCCCCTCTTCACGAACCTGCAGCCGGCTGACGCCGCCGCCGTCGTCCAGGTTCTCGAGAGCCAGCACGAGCGCTACGAGCTCGACGACCAGGGCTCCACGATCCTCGTCCCGGCCGCCGACGTGTACCGCCTGCGGCTGGAGCTCGCGTCGCAGGGCCTCCCCAGCAGCGGGAGCGTCGGCTTCGAGGTGATGGACAAGCTCGGCCTGGCGGCGACGGACTTCGATCGTCAGGTGGCCCTCCTGCGCGCGACGCAGGGCGAGCTGGAGCGGACGATCGAGCAGATCCAGGGCGTGTCGCGCGCGCGGGTGCACATCGTCATGCCCAAGGACACCGTCTTTGCGGGCGAGAGCCAGCCGGCCAGCGCCGCCGTGCTCGTGGAGATGAAGCCGGGACAGCAGCTCGAACCGCGAACGGTGCAGGGCATCGTCCACCTGGTGGCGGCGAGCGTGCCCAACCTCTCCCCGGATC
Coding sequences within:
- the hslU gene encoding ATP-dependent protease ATPase subunit HslU; amino-acid sequence: MDLTPRAIVAELDKYIVGQSQAKRAVAVALRNRVRRRRLPPEVAEEVTPKNILMIGPTGVGKTEIARRMARLVNAPFIKVEATKFTEVGYVGRDVDSIIRDLVETAVRMVKAEKAEAVQDEAQSLAEERLLDILAPMPQRPPAFRNPFEVLFGGRARPEADDDPEFVEQRRARQEERARLRQRLAAGELEGEIVEIEVEDASTPMLEVFTGQGIEELGVNLKDMFGNLLPTRRKKRRVTVAEARRLLAAEEAQKLIDHDQAVAEAIRRVEQDGIVFLDEIDKIAGRDSGSGPDVSREGVQRDILPIVEGSTVMTKYGPVRTDHILFIAAGAFHVAKPSDLIPELQGRFPIRVELEPLTRADLRRILAEPENSLTKQYQALLRVDGVELVFTEDGLDAIAEIAEAVNQQAENIGARRLHTVMERLLEDVSFEAPETGGEVRIDRAYVEARLAGLVRNRDLSRYVL
- the hslV gene encoding ATP-dependent protease subunit HslV; its protein translation is MHATTIVAVRHRGRVAMAGDGQVTQEAQHIVWKHRARKVHRLHGGRVLCGFAGSVADAVTLMERFEAKLEEHSGQLVRAAVELAKEWRGDRVLRRLEALMLVADADHLLLVSGSGEVVEPDDGVAAIGSGGAYALAAARALVRHTDMTAAEVCLEAMRIAAEICVYTNDQITVEEL
- the xerC gene encoding tyrosine recombinase XerC, yielding MADAPDWLEAFLGYLRAERGASPHTVAAYRRDLLQFFEVLGIGARPEARVLKGVQALAVRHYLARLQEAGYARKSVGRKIAAVRTFFRYLVREGVMDSNPAKAVATPKQARPLPRALQESEAEAIVEAPTGDDPLSLRDRAILETLYASGMRVSELAGLSLRDLDLSLGFARVWGKGGKERLVPLGTEAIAAIDRYVRLGRPALAARARSRGAAPDGGAATARRRNADGDAVFLNHRGRRLSDRGVRDVVQRYAPRLLPGRKVTPHTFRHSFATHLLDHGADLRTVQEWLGHANLSTTQIYTHVTRARLRQVYRDAHPRA
- the topA gene encoding type I DNA topoisomerase, with protein sequence MSKAIVIVESPAKAKTIEKFLGRKYSVVASMGHVRDLPKSQLGVDIERGFEPRYITIRGKGPVIKKIRDSLKKASGVFLATDPDREGEAISWHLAQLLDLDPRRPLRITFNEITKTAIERAVREPRPIDERLVDAQQARRVLDRLVGYKLSPLLWRKVRGGLSAGRVQSVAVRLIVDREAEIEAFVPQEYWTLDALLRTAAGGATFSARYLGVGDEKRELPDRTAVEEILRQVEGAAFRVVSVQKRERHRNPAPAFTTSTLQQEASRKLGFTAQRTMRIAQQLYEGLEVPGEGLVGLVTYIRTDSTRISQEAQAEAQEYIRGQWGEAYSQRRAGGGGAQDAHEAIRPTRTARHPDAVKASLTRDQYRLYRLIWERFVASQMAPAVYDAVSVDIDAGGHRFRATGSTLKFAGFMVLYTEGRDEDGGEEGDTRLPELAQGQPLELVELRPEQHFTQPPPRYTEAMLVRALEEKGIGRPSTYAPIIETIQQRGYVYREDKRFRPTELGIVVTGLLKEYFPEVVDVEFTAAMEANLDKIEAGEADWREVVAGFYQRFAEELDKAEDSIGRVELTPEVTDETCDKCGRPMVVKHGRFGPFLACSGYPECQNTRPIVEKVGVACPECGGDLVQRRSRKGRVFYGCANYPKCTFVLWDKPTGQACPACGSLLVEKRARGGGRYVACSRKECSARVTAGARS
- the trmFO gene encoding methylenetetrahydrofolate--tRNA-(uracil(54)-C(5))-methyltransferase (FADH(2)-oxidizing) TrmFO, whose amino-acid sequence is MSDFDVTVVGGGLAGSEASWQLAQRGFRVRLVEMRPTRSTPAHHTGYLAELVCTNSFRSNSLENAVGLVKEEMRRLGSLIIAVADRHAIPGGAALAIDREAFSRDVTRCIEQHPNVTIVREEQTEIPDGPAIIATGPLTSPALHQALLEFTGEGELAYYDAAAPIVTAESIDWDKVFWGSRYGKGDPESYANCPLTEEEYQAFWEALRTAERHPREPFEEEKYFEACLPIEVMADRGRDTMRFGPMRPVGLIDPRTGKRPYAVVQLRRENAAGTLFNIVGFQTSLKWGEQKRVFRMIPALAHAEFERYGVIHRNTFLKSPKILRPTLQSKRRDDLFFAGQIVGTEGYVEAAMDGLVAGINMARLLRGEAPLVFPPTTAIGGLLRYVTSADPETFQPMHVAFGLMDPLENPPKDKTQRKLALSRRALEGLAAFQAEHGVQPVPGPAPEGAADAPGVSVRT